One genomic region from Hyalangium ruber encodes:
- a CDS encoding quinone-dependent dihydroorotate dehydrogenase, protein MYGLIRALLFLLTPERAHRLGMFALRLLGAFPALCAALRSRALRGATMDLSVELAGLRFEHPVALAAGLDKDAEAVDGLFSCGFSAVEIGTVTPRGQPGNPQPRLFRLPEQRALINRMGFNNHGAQEAASRLRRRTWYAGPLGVNLGKNKDTPLEHAVEDYVQGVDALAPHGDYVVVNASSPNTPGLRQLQEPEQLRGLLLSVTQRMAKVAPGKPLFLKIAPDLSPEAVDEVVDVALACGVSGLIATNTTVTRPFEHPLAKEAGGLSGAPVRELSNAVIRRAWQRSRGSLPIIGVGGVFTAQDVYEKLRAGATLVQVYTGFIYAGPAMVRRILAELGPLLARDGFRSVHEAVGADHKK, encoded by the coding sequence ATGTACGGACTCATCCGCGCGCTGCTCTTCCTGCTGACTCCGGAGCGCGCGCACCGCCTGGGCATGTTCGCGCTGCGGCTGCTCGGTGCCTTCCCCGCGCTGTGCGCCGCCCTGCGCTCCCGCGCCCTGCGCGGGGCCACGATGGACCTCTCGGTGGAGCTGGCGGGCCTGCGCTTCGAGCACCCCGTGGCGCTGGCGGCCGGCCTGGACAAGGACGCCGAGGCGGTGGACGGCCTGTTCTCCTGCGGCTTCTCCGCGGTGGAGATCGGCACTGTCACCCCGCGGGGCCAGCCGGGAAATCCGCAGCCGCGCCTCTTCCGCCTGCCCGAGCAGCGCGCCCTCATCAACCGCATGGGCTTCAACAACCACGGTGCGCAGGAGGCCGCCTCACGCCTTCGCCGGCGCACGTGGTACGCCGGCCCGCTGGGCGTCAACCTGGGCAAGAACAAGGACACACCGCTGGAGCACGCGGTGGAGGACTACGTGCAGGGCGTGGACGCGCTGGCCCCGCACGGGGACTACGTCGTCGTCAACGCCAGCTCGCCCAACACCCCTGGCCTGCGCCAGCTCCAGGAGCCGGAGCAGCTTCGCGGGCTGCTGCTGTCAGTCACCCAGCGCATGGCGAAGGTGGCGCCCGGCAAGCCCCTGTTCCTGAAGATCGCCCCGGATCTCTCCCCGGAGGCCGTGGACGAGGTGGTGGACGTGGCCCTGGCGTGCGGCGTGTCCGGGCTCATCGCCACCAACACCACGGTGACCCGCCCCTTCGAGCACCCGCTGGCGAAGGAGGCGGGAGGCTTGTCGGGCGCGCCGGTGCGCGAGCTGTCCAACGCCGTCATCCGCCGCGCCTGGCAGCGCAGCCGGGGCTCCCTGCCCATCATCGGCGTGGGCGGTGTATTCACCGCGCAGGACGTGTACGAGAAGCTGCGTGCCGGAGCCACCCTGGTCCAGGTCTACACCGGCTTCATCTACGCGGGTCCGGCGATGGTGCGCCGCATCCTGGCCGAGCTGGGGCCGCTGCTGGCCCGCGATGGTTTCCGCTCCGTCCACGAGGCGGTGGGCGCGGACCATAAAAAATGA
- a CDS encoding adenosine deaminase — translation MARDLIDLHIHVGGAVAPHILWSIAHQQGFKLPVKNYFDFVELITSRPGKVGSLDDYLKILHTWTEKIQSSPSAIERSVYEVIGKEYRGSRVTQMELRFNPMKRNLSSELDLDHIIHAALRGMDRAMLEYGVKVGLIFCLAREFDHALNSILVEKAIKYRTRGVYGIDLAGTEKNAMELRPEVVAQYEDLFEKARRGGLKCTVHTGETRGTGAEGVMSVVERLKPNRIGHGIRAAYDEEAMKVLRDRDVVLELCPTSNLHTKAVEGLDEMRHIIKTFWDRRVKFTINTDGPYLLETDMRREIELVERNGILTPEQVDQTLAWARQYSFISG, via the coding sequence ATGGCTCGCGACCTCATCGATCTGCACATCCACGTGGGTGGCGCGGTAGCACCTCACATCCTCTGGTCCATCGCGCACCAGCAGGGCTTCAAGCTCCCGGTCAAGAACTACTTCGACTTCGTGGAGCTCATCACCTCCAGGCCCGGCAAGGTCGGCAGCCTGGACGACTACCTGAAGATCCTCCACACCTGGACGGAGAAGATCCAATCGTCGCCCAGCGCCATCGAGCGCTCGGTGTACGAGGTCATCGGCAAGGAGTACCGCGGCAGCCGGGTGACGCAGATGGAGCTGCGCTTCAACCCGATGAAGCGCAACCTGAGCTCCGAGCTGGACCTGGACCACATCATCCACGCGGCGCTGCGCGGCATGGACCGGGCGATGCTCGAGTACGGGGTGAAGGTGGGGCTGATCTTCTGCCTGGCGCGCGAGTTCGACCACGCGCTCAACAGCATCCTGGTGGAGAAGGCCATCAAGTACCGTACGCGCGGGGTGTACGGCATCGACCTGGCCGGCACCGAGAAGAACGCCATGGAGCTGCGGCCCGAGGTGGTGGCCCAGTACGAGGACCTCTTCGAGAAGGCGCGGCGCGGGGGCCTCAAGTGTACGGTCCACACCGGTGAGACGCGGGGCACGGGCGCCGAGGGCGTCATGTCCGTGGTGGAGCGGCTCAAGCCGAACCGCATCGGCCACGGCATCCGGGCCGCCTATGACGAAGAGGCGATGAAGGTCCTGCGCGATCGCGATGTGGTGCTGGAGCTGTGCCCGACGTCCAACCTGCACACCAAGGCGGTGGAGGGGCTGGACGAGATGCGGCACATCATCAAGACGTTCTGGGACCGCCGGGTGAAGTTCACCATCAACACGGATGGCCCCTACCTGCTCGAGACGGACATGCGCCGGGAGATCGAGCTGGTGGAGCGCAACGGCATCCTCACGCCCGAGCAGGTGGACCAGACCCTGGCCTGGGCACGGCAGTACTCGTTCATCTCCGGCTGA
- a CDS encoding glycosyltransferase — MRREAEVMGEAPIRLVQFTRSFHIGGTEVQVLELLRGLPSNYRLQVSVLQDAGPLVGTLRQLGFTPEEFPLNGSLMRLNTGKQILRLARWFRHNRVELVHVHDFYSTMLVVPAAKIAGTKVIVGRLDLAHWHGPARREVHAQFTRMADHVVANAEAIRRMLVEEEGVPADRVSVIHNGLDLPRFDARARQGLQGPVPDTGGAPVVLHVANMNHPVKRQEDLLMALATLRQEGQPLHAFLVGDGPRRPELERRAAELGVADIAHFLGHRADVPALYSRATMGVLCSSAEGMSNAVMEGMAAGLPMVVTAVGGNTDLITDGERGLVVRPERPAEMVQAFRRLLAEPDKAREMGAAAREFVRRELSLERMVQRHDALYQHVLRPTQ; from the coding sequence ATGCGGCGTGAGGCGGAGGTAATGGGCGAGGCGCCCATTCGCCTGGTGCAGTTCACCCGGTCGTTCCACATTGGGGGCACTGAGGTTCAGGTGCTGGAGTTGTTGAGAGGCCTGCCGTCGAACTATCGGCTTCAGGTCTCGGTGCTGCAGGACGCGGGTCCGCTGGTGGGCACGCTCCGGCAGTTGGGGTTCACTCCGGAGGAGTTCCCGCTCAACGGTTCGTTGATGCGGCTCAACACGGGCAAGCAGATCCTCCGGTTGGCGCGCTGGTTCCGGCACAACCGGGTGGAGCTGGTGCATGTGCACGACTTCTACTCGACGATGCTGGTGGTGCCGGCGGCGAAGATCGCGGGCACGAAGGTCATCGTCGGCCGGTTGGACCTGGCGCACTGGCACGGCCCGGCGAGGCGTGAGGTACACGCGCAGTTCACCCGCATGGCCGACCACGTGGTGGCCAACGCGGAGGCCATCCGCCGGATGCTGGTGGAAGAGGAGGGCGTACCGGCGGATCGGGTGAGCGTCATCCACAACGGGTTGGACCTGCCGCGCTTCGATGCGCGGGCGCGCCAGGGGCTACAGGGGCCGGTGCCGGACACGGGCGGAGCGCCGGTGGTGCTGCACGTGGCCAACATGAACCACCCGGTGAAGCGGCAGGAGGACCTGCTGATGGCGCTGGCCACGCTGCGCCAGGAGGGGCAGCCGCTGCACGCCTTCCTGGTGGGAGACGGGCCACGCCGGCCGGAGCTGGAGCGCCGGGCGGCGGAGCTGGGCGTGGCGGACATCGCCCACTTCCTGGGGCATCGCGCGGACGTGCCGGCCCTCTACTCGCGGGCGACGATGGGGGTGCTCTGCTCGTCGGCCGAGGGCATGTCCAACGCGGTCATGGAGGGCATGGCCGCGGGGTTGCCCATGGTGGTGACGGCGGTGGGCGGCAACACGGACCTCATCACCGACGGGGAGCGCGGGCTGGTGGTGCGCCCCGAGCGCCCCGCCGAGATGGTGCAGGCCTTCCGGCGGTTGCTGGCCGAGCCCGACAAGGCCCGGGAGATGGGGGCCGCCGCGCGCGAGTTCGTGCGCCGCGAGCTGTCCCTGGAGCGCATGGTGCAGCGGCATGACGCGCTGTACCAGCACGTGCTCCGGCCCACGCAATAG
- a CDS encoding Smr/MutS family protein gives MSQRNGPPKKKDEAFHNNPFKDAIKAIQKKPAEPAQAQAKAKAPPPPPPKKKAVQEEDDAALFYSAMDGVQQITNRGEAPAPNPRLPEIIDENAEALAQLSELVAGSGDFDISDSTEFIEGASPGTDRNLLRALRRGDFSLQGKLDLHGMTAVEAKGAVEKFITESRRAKRRCVLIVHGRGLHSNDQIPVLKEQLKGWLSQKRIGPQVLAFASARPQDGGAGAVYVLLRR, from the coding sequence ATGAGCCAACGCAACGGCCCCCCCAAGAAGAAGGATGAGGCGTTCCACAACAACCCCTTCAAGGACGCCATCAAGGCCATCCAGAAGAAGCCCGCCGAGCCCGCCCAGGCCCAGGCCAAGGCCAAGGCCCCGCCTCCACCGCCCCCCAAGAAGAAGGCCGTCCAGGAGGAGGACGATGCCGCCCTCTTCTACTCGGCCATGGATGGGGTCCAGCAGATCACCAACCGCGGCGAGGCCCCCGCGCCCAACCCGCGCCTGCCGGAGATCATCGACGAGAACGCCGAGGCGCTCGCCCAGCTCTCCGAGCTCGTCGCCGGCAGCGGGGACTTCGACATCTCCGACTCCACCGAGTTCATCGAGGGGGCCTCTCCCGGCACGGACCGAAACCTCCTGCGGGCGCTGCGCCGGGGCGACTTCTCCCTCCAGGGCAAGCTGGACCTGCACGGCATGACGGCGGTGGAGGCCAAGGGAGCCGTGGAGAAGTTCATCACCGAGAGCCGCCGCGCCAAGCGGCGCTGCGTGCTCATCGTCCACGGCCGAGGTTTGCACTCCAATGACCAGATCCCCGTGCTCAAGGAGCAGCTCAAGGGGTGGCTGAGCCAGAAGCGCATCGGCCCGCAGGTGCTGGCCTTCGCCTCCGCACGGCCCCAAGACGGGGGAGCGGGCGCCGTCTACGTGCTGCTTCGCAGGTAG
- a CDS encoding SDR family oxidoreductase encodes MSEKRKKAEGASPGTYFITGYPGFIGKRLVEHIAREDPQGHIYALVQPKMLKEAQKHSARVKGAKLELLTGDVVDMHLGLSGEEYQQLCERVTDVFHLAAISHLSAPKETAWRVNVDGTRNMLELARDCTRLRRFNYFSSCYVSGDRVGVIAEDELDRGQGFRNPYEETKYQAEKIVQRAGASMPVTIYRPCSVVGDSRTGEIDRFEGPYYLGILLVTSPMGVPLPLPGNGVAPLNVVPVDYLVAAVWSLSRDPRGAGRTFHLVDPNPMSARRVYELIAEKANRKLPRFNLSARAADVMLRLPVLEKLARPQRAAISYVNHLAIYNCYNTLELLDGTGIRCPPLSSYLDQLVAYVREQYRKRRESTEVEDPLDHAPAHSSEETSSHTRPSRQP; translated from the coding sequence ATGAGCGAGAAGCGCAAGAAGGCGGAGGGCGCCAGCCCCGGCACGTACTTCATCACCGGGTACCCGGGGTTCATCGGCAAGCGGCTGGTGGAGCACATCGCCCGCGAGGATCCCCAGGGCCACATCTACGCCCTGGTGCAGCCCAAGATGCTCAAGGAGGCGCAGAAGCACTCGGCGCGGGTGAAGGGCGCGAAGCTGGAGCTGCTCACCGGCGACGTGGTGGACATGCACCTGGGCCTGTCCGGCGAGGAGTACCAGCAGCTCTGTGAGCGGGTGACGGACGTCTTCCACCTGGCGGCCATCTCTCACCTGAGCGCGCCGAAGGAGACGGCGTGGCGGGTGAACGTGGACGGCACGCGCAACATGCTGGAGTTGGCGCGCGACTGCACCAGGCTGCGTCGCTTCAACTACTTCTCCTCCTGCTACGTCTCGGGCGACCGCGTGGGCGTCATCGCCGAGGACGAGCTGGACCGCGGCCAGGGCTTCCGCAACCCCTACGAGGAGACGAAGTACCAGGCGGAGAAGATCGTCCAGCGCGCGGGCGCCTCCATGCCCGTCACCATCTACCGCCCCTGCTCGGTGGTGGGCGACTCGCGCACGGGGGAGATCGATCGCTTCGAGGGCCCCTACTACCTGGGCATCCTCCTCGTCACGTCTCCCATGGGAGTGCCGCTGCCGCTGCCGGGCAACGGCGTGGCGCCGCTCAACGTGGTGCCGGTGGACTACCTCGTCGCCGCCGTGTGGAGCCTGTCGAGGGATCCGCGCGGCGCGGGCCGCACCTTCCACCTCGTGGACCCCAACCCGATGAGCGCCCGCCGGGTGTACGAGCTCATCGCCGAGAAGGCCAACCGGAAGCTGCCCCGCTTCAACCTCTCGGCCCGGGCGGCGGACGTCATGCTGCGCCTGCCGGTGCTGGAGAAGCTCGCCCGGCCCCAGCGCGCCGCCATCAGCTACGTCAACCACCTGGCCATCTACAATTGCTACAACACGCTGGAGCTGCTGGACGGCACGGGCATCCGCTGCCCTCCCCTGTCCTCGTACCTGGACCAGCTCGTGGCGTACGTGCGCGAGCAGTACCGCAAGCGGCGCGAGAGCACCGAGGTGGAGGATCCGCTCGACCACGCCCCCGCGCACAGCAGTGAAGAAACCTCCTCCCACACCCGTCCCTCGCGCCAGCCATGA
- a CDS encoding multiheme c-type cytochrome, with translation MRALGFWLLPLLVVSGVAGAADFVGPESCKGCHPAAYTAWQQSKHARAADSLTESQKKDARCLSCHAPDQAQQNVASVTCETCHGGGQYYSPGYVMKDPELSRLVGLVDPSEKMCRTCHDASSPSLRPFNFVESLKAIDHWSAERAKKSTRAEAPSPPPAKK, from the coding sequence ATGCGCGCCCTTGGCTTCTGGCTCCTGCCCCTCCTGGTCGTGTCCGGCGTGGCCGGGGCCGCTGACTTCGTCGGCCCCGAGAGCTGTAAGGGCTGCCACCCCGCGGCCTACACCGCCTGGCAGCAGTCCAAGCATGCTCGCGCCGCCGACTCGCTCACCGAGTCGCAGAAGAAGGACGCGCGCTGCCTGTCCTGCCACGCGCCCGACCAGGCCCAGCAGAACGTGGCCAGTGTCACCTGTGAGACGTGCCACGGTGGTGGCCAGTACTACTCGCCCGGGTATGTGATGAAGGACCCGGAGCTCTCGCGCCTGGTGGGCCTCGTGGACCCCTCCGAGAAGATGTGCCGCACCTGCCACGACGCCTCCTCTCCCTCCCTGCGCCCGTTCAACTTCGTGGAGTCGCTCAAGGCCATCGACCACTGGTCGGCCGAGCGCGCCAAGAAGTCCACGCGCGCGGAGGCTCCCTCGCCGCCTCCGGCGAAGAAATAG
- the coaE gene encoding dephospho-CoA kinase (Dephospho-CoA kinase (CoaE) performs the final step in coenzyme A biosynthesis.) — MRLYGLTGGIASGKSTVSRMFRELGAHVLDADVIAREVVEPGTPGLAEVASRFPGVLGPDGRLDRAKLGARVFADPTERAALNALLHPRIGQAFLQKTQALMEQGVERALYDAPLLIENGLHAGMDGVVLVWVPRALQKERLMVRDGLEAQAAEARLAAQLPLEEKRKHATWIVDNTGELASTRAQVEEVWRAMLARG, encoded by the coding sequence GTGCGCCTCTATGGGCTGACCGGCGGCATTGCCTCCGGCAAGAGCACCGTGAGCCGGATGTTCCGGGAGCTGGGCGCTCACGTGCTGGACGCGGACGTCATCGCCCGCGAGGTGGTCGAGCCCGGCACCCCCGGGCTGGCCGAGGTGGCCTCCCGCTTCCCCGGCGTCCTGGGCCCCGATGGCCGGTTGGACCGGGCGAAGCTGGGGGCGCGTGTGTTCGCGGACCCCACCGAGCGCGCCGCCCTCAACGCCCTGCTCCACCCCCGTATCGGCCAGGCCTTCCTCCAGAAGACCCAGGCCCTCATGGAGCAGGGCGTGGAGCGCGCCCTCTATGACGCACCGCTGCTCATCGAGAACGGGCTGCACGCCGGCATGGACGGGGTGGTGCTGGTGTGGGTGCCCCGCGCCCTCCAGAAGGAGCGGCTGATGGTCCGGGATGGGCTGGAGGCCCAGGCGGCGGAAGCCCGGCTGGCTGCCCAGCTCCCCCTGGAGGAGAAGCGGAAGCACGCCACCTGGATTGTCGACAACACCGGGGAGCTGGCCTCCACCCGGGCCCAGGTGGAGGAAGTCTGGCGGGCCATGCTCGCGCGCGGCTGA
- the yihA gene encoding ribosome biogenesis GTP-binding protein YihA/YsxC translates to MIKFIDAQFVITAVEPKGYPPGHSAEVAFVGRSNVGKSSMINALTGRRKLVRVSNTPGRTRTLNFFDVDLERDGERHRVRLADLPGYGFAKASKGERASWEKMITTYLEKRDRLEAVVSIIDAEVGPTPEDLLTLDYLQDKKRRVLVVATKIDRLTKAKRKPRLQALAQQLSLPLEAVLPFSATEKIGVEEVWETLLKTFKGVTRLGVDPVR, encoded by the coding sequence GTGATCAAGTTCATCGACGCCCAGTTCGTCATCACCGCCGTCGAGCCCAAGGGCTATCCCCCCGGGCACTCCGCCGAGGTGGCCTTCGTTGGTCGCTCCAACGTGGGCAAGTCCTCGATGATCAACGCCCTCACCGGGCGGCGGAAACTGGTGCGCGTCTCCAACACCCCCGGGCGCACGCGCACGCTCAACTTCTTCGACGTGGACCTGGAGCGCGACGGCGAGCGCCACCGCGTGCGGCTGGCGGACCTGCCCGGTTACGGCTTCGCCAAGGCGAGCAAGGGCGAGCGCGCCTCGTGGGAGAAGATGATTACCACCTACCTCGAGAAGCGCGACCGGCTCGAGGCCGTGGTGAGCATCATCGACGCGGAGGTGGGACCCACCCCCGAGGATCTCCTCACGCTCGACTACCTGCAGGATAAGAAGCGGCGCGTGCTCGTCGTCGCCACCAAGATCGACCGGTTGACCAAGGCCAAGCGCAAGCCTCGCCTCCAGGCCCTCGCGCAGCAGCTGTCCCTGCCCCTCGAGGCAGTGCTGCCGTTCTCCGCCACCGAGAAGATCGGCGTGGAGGAAGTGTGGGAGACGCTGCTGAAGACTTTTAAGGGCGTCACCCGGCTGGGAGTTGACCCCGTCCGGTGA
- a CDS encoding O-antigen ligase family protein, which produces MGVGEQGEQRDILAFYALTAFAAVMYAVPGEWIPVFEPLRLALLTSGVAAGLMALRRLGRAEPLYFDGARGLALLIFSGLAFASIAWSVHPDVTRTTGMELLKLTAIYLTIINVITTGRRLAVMCIAMVLASIVTSIGVIDWYREGVDLVEGFRSRWVGVYADPNHMAMNMAMVVPLAVAFLARKESGWVLRAACGLAAILAVVSIVLSHSRGGFIGLSVAMAVWAIREKRRLQAIVVGAMLVLGLVMFAPESFWKRNETVTSFHEDASAMGRVYAWQVASRISLDKPLLGVGAGSFRFAWPLYAPPEATRAYVAHNVFLDVIGELGFVGLLLFLVFAGGATGGAFEASKDKEMGWLARALAASMAGYLVCDLFSGYILSAHLYVLFGLAASAHRIARARVETSMVVQRMPTTGKGPTTAWEGSGHAA; this is translated from the coding sequence ATGGGTGTGGGCGAGCAGGGGGAGCAGCGGGACATCCTGGCGTTCTACGCGCTGACGGCCTTCGCGGCGGTGATGTACGCGGTGCCGGGCGAGTGGATCCCCGTGTTTGAACCGCTGCGGCTCGCGCTGCTGACGTCGGGGGTGGCTGCGGGGTTGATGGCGCTGCGCAGGCTGGGGCGCGCCGAGCCGCTTTACTTCGATGGCGCGCGAGGCCTGGCGCTGCTGATCTTCTCGGGGCTCGCGTTCGCCTCCATCGCTTGGTCCGTCCATCCCGATGTGACGCGCACCACGGGCATGGAGCTGCTCAAGCTCACCGCCATCTACCTGACCATCATCAACGTCATCACCACCGGCAGGCGTCTGGCGGTGATGTGCATCGCGATGGTGCTCGCCTCGATCGTGACGTCCATCGGCGTCATCGACTGGTACCGGGAAGGCGTGGATCTGGTGGAGGGCTTCCGCTCGCGCTGGGTGGGCGTCTACGCGGACCCCAACCACATGGCGATGAACATGGCGATGGTGGTGCCGCTGGCGGTGGCGTTCCTCGCGCGCAAGGAGTCCGGCTGGGTGCTGCGCGCCGCGTGCGGCCTGGCGGCCATCCTGGCGGTGGTGTCCATTGTTCTGAGCCACTCGCGCGGCGGCTTCATCGGCCTGTCGGTGGCGATGGCGGTGTGGGCCATCCGCGAGAAGCGGCGGCTGCAGGCCATCGTGGTGGGCGCCATGCTGGTGCTGGGCCTGGTGATGTTCGCACCCGAGAGCTTCTGGAAGCGCAATGAGACGGTGACCTCGTTCCACGAGGACGCCTCGGCCATGGGCCGCGTCTACGCGTGGCAGGTGGCTTCGCGCATCAGCCTGGACAAGCCGCTCCTGGGCGTGGGCGCTGGCAGCTTCCGCTTCGCGTGGCCGCTCTATGCGCCGCCCGAGGCGACGCGCGCCTACGTGGCGCACAACGTTTTCTTGGACGTCATCGGTGAGCTGGGCTTCGTGGGCCTGCTCCTGTTCCTCGTGTTCGCCGGAGGTGCCACGGGTGGCGCCTTCGAGGCCTCGAAGGACAAGGAGATGGGGTGGCTGGCGAGAGCCTTGGCGGCGTCGATGGCGGGTTACCTCGTGTGTGATCTCTTCTCGGGCTACATCCTGTCTGCGCACCTCTACGTGCTGTTCGGCCTGGCGGCGAGCGCGCATCGGATCGCCCGGGCACGAGTGGAGACGTCGATGGTGGTGCAACGGATGCCGACGACGGGCAAGGGCCCGACGACGGCTTGGGAGGGGTCAGGGCATGCGGCGTGA
- a CDS encoding DUF6178 family protein, translating to MSENGKAEGKGNGKDAQLARKELRQRLSPLPPRKRMDALIESPEARALVRSLPPEELYTTIQEVGLADATELVQLASPSQFRTFVDLGGWKRDRIEPHAVLTWIRAARGDEPEEFMRKVHGMDLEVLEFMLREFTQVYDREENPDVNPEGVTLETPEGRYLVELKVEGVEQAALRALLNDLIAENPFESVRLLEAVRWEIPSEMEETAHQFRMARLQDLGFPTLDSAMSLFSRVDTGPAPARGAQTALAPTTGHVDYLEAAFRALSDVERENAEDELRGVANAALVVELADPGDLDAVRRVGEMVRDYLSLGLEHLSGGEPARAAEVVRDTPLRRVFQVGFSLTLALKFRADRLVKAPLLRLDDTLLLLPEEASALEALRLKRPRRALRVQGAEPVPFRSLREIAVSEAQLARAEAQGEVFRGLLGGTEATAREVLARFGVALPMLGVERLFTAAVAMAVLEGRVDVRPVPQGRTVELGERLFEGTAQAPRLRSSAAERALAALEPGVAPQAHPELRRMVNAALERLLAELGAPYLQEGRFDPTLAVILPMEGVPTP from the coding sequence GTGTCCGAGAACGGCAAGGCAGAAGGCAAGGGTAACGGTAAGGACGCGCAGCTCGCCCGCAAGGAGCTGCGCCAGCGCCTCTCTCCGCTTCCACCCCGGAAGCGGATGGATGCGCTCATCGAGTCCCCCGAGGCACGCGCCCTGGTGCGCTCGCTGCCTCCCGAGGAGCTCTACACGACGATCCAGGAGGTGGGGCTGGCCGATGCCACCGAGCTCGTCCAGCTCGCCTCGCCCTCCCAGTTCCGCACCTTCGTGGACCTCGGGGGCTGGAAGCGGGACCGGATCGAGCCCCACGCGGTGCTCACCTGGATTCGCGCCGCGCGCGGGGACGAGCCCGAGGAGTTCATGCGCAAGGTCCACGGCATGGATCTCGAGGTGCTCGAGTTCATGCTGCGCGAGTTCACCCAGGTCTATGACCGAGAGGAGAACCCGGACGTCAACCCGGAGGGGGTGACGCTGGAGACGCCCGAGGGGCGCTACCTCGTGGAGCTCAAGGTGGAGGGGGTGGAGCAGGCCGCGCTGAGGGCGCTGCTCAACGACTTGATCGCCGAGAACCCCTTCGAGTCGGTGCGCCTGCTGGAGGCGGTGCGCTGGGAGATCCCCAGCGAGATGGAGGAGACCGCCCACCAGTTCCGCATGGCCCGGCTGCAGGACCTGGGCTTCCCCACGCTCGACTCCGCGATGAGCCTGTTCAGCCGCGTGGACACGGGGCCCGCGCCGGCGCGCGGCGCGCAGACGGCCCTGGCTCCCACCACGGGCCACGTGGACTACCTGGAGGCCGCCTTCCGCGCGCTGTCCGACGTGGAGCGGGAGAACGCCGAAGACGAGCTGCGAGGGGTGGCCAACGCCGCCCTGGTGGTCGAGCTGGCGGACCCCGGAGACCTGGACGCCGTGCGCCGGGTGGGGGAGATGGTGCGCGACTACCTGTCGCTCGGCCTGGAGCACCTCTCCGGAGGCGAGCCGGCTCGCGCCGCGGAGGTGGTGCGCGACACGCCTCTGAGGCGCGTCTTCCAGGTGGGCTTCTCGCTGACGCTGGCGCTGAAGTTCCGCGCCGATCGGCTGGTGAAGGCGCCGCTGCTCCGGCTGGATGACACGCTCCTGCTGCTGCCGGAGGAGGCGAGCGCCCTCGAGGCGCTGCGCCTCAAGCGTCCCCGCCGGGCGCTGCGAGTCCAGGGCGCCGAGCCGGTGCCGTTCCGCTCGCTTCGGGAGATCGCCGTCAGCGAGGCCCAGCTCGCGCGGGCGGAGGCGCAAGGCGAAGTCTTCCGAGGGCTGCTGGGGGGCACCGAGGCGACGGCGCGCGAGGTGTTGGCGCGCTTCGGCGTGGCGCTGCCCATGCTCGGAGTGGAGCGCCTCTTCACCGCCGCGGTGGCCATGGCCGTCCTCGAGGGCCGCGTGGACGTGCGTCCCGTGCCCCAGGGGCGCACGGTGGAGCTGGGCGAGCGGCTCTTCGAGGGCACCGCCCAGGCCCCGCGCCTGCGCTCCAGCGCCGCCGAGCGCGCCCTGGCCGCGCTGGAGCCCGGGGTGGCGCCTCAGGCTCACCCAGAGCTGCGTCGCATGGTGAACGCCGCCCTGGAGCGGCTGCTGGCCGAGCTCGGCGCGCCGTACCTCCAGGAGGGGCGCTTCGATCCCACCCTCGCGGTGATCCTGCCCATGGAGGGAGTTCCCACACCGTAA